A portion of the Desulfovibrio sp. Huiquan2017 genome contains these proteins:
- a CDS encoding radical SAM protein, with protein sequence MSKDTTKHPCFNKKSAGSCGRVHLPVAPKCNIQCNYCNRKYDCVNESRPGVTSGVLKPFQAAEYMEKVLEKEPRITVAGIAGPGDPFANPAETLETMRLLNASHPELLFCLSTNGMGILPYLDDIAELGVSHVTITISAVDPAIGAKIYAWVKDGNVVYHGEKGAEILLDRQLAALRGLKKRGVTVKINSIVIPGVNDHHVVEVARVCASLGADIQNMIPLKPTADTPFEHIPEPGRETILPLRREAEPFIEQMTHCKRCRADAVGLLGDDQSSALCGTLQACSKLKPLEAAMARPFVAVATREGLLVNQHLGEAKAFQIWGESESGGYRFVEERPAPQAGCGPQRWADLAAALKDCRAVLCAAVGETPRLVLEEHGIRAHTVDGFIEDALRFVFEGGDINALKVRRSGIGSGCAGGGAGCG encoded by the coding sequence ATGTCCAAGGATACCACCAAGCACCCCTGTTTCAACAAGAAGAGCGCCGGAAGCTGTGGCCGCGTGCACCTGCCCGTGGCCCCCAAGTGCAACATCCAGTGCAACTATTGCAACCGCAAGTACGACTGTGTGAACGAGTCCCGCCCCGGCGTGACCTCCGGCGTGCTCAAGCCGTTTCAAGCCGCGGAATACATGGAAAAGGTTTTGGAGAAGGAGCCGCGCATCACCGTGGCGGGCATCGCCGGTCCCGGCGATCCCTTCGCCAACCCGGCCGAGACCCTGGAGACCATGCGGCTGCTGAACGCGAGCCATCCCGAACTGCTTTTCTGCCTGTCCACCAACGGCATGGGCATCCTGCCGTATCTGGACGACATCGCCGAGCTCGGCGTGTCCCACGTAACCATCACCATTTCGGCCGTGGATCCGGCCATCGGGGCCAAGATCTACGCCTGGGTCAAGGACGGCAACGTGGTCTACCACGGCGAGAAGGGCGCGGAGATCCTCCTGGACCGCCAGCTTGCGGCTCTCAGGGGGCTCAAAAAGCGTGGCGTCACGGTCAAGATCAACTCCATCGTCATCCCCGGCGTCAATGACCATCATGTGGTCGAGGTGGCCAGGGTCTGCGCTTCCCTGGGCGCGGACATCCAGAACATGATCCCGCTCAAGCCCACGGCCGACACTCCGTTCGAGCATATCCCGGAACCGGGCCGCGAGACCATCCTGCCCCTGCGCAGGGAGGCCGAACCCTTTATCGAGCAGATGACCCACTGCAAGCGTTGCCGCGCCGACGCCGTGGGGTTGCTTGGCGATGACCAGTCCTCGGCCCTGTGCGGTACGCTCCAGGCCTGCTCCAAGCTTAAGCCCCTGGAGGCGGCCATGGCCCGCCCGTTCGTGGCCGTGGCTACCCGCGAAGGGCTGCTCGTCAACCAGCATCTGGGCGAGGCCAAGGCCTTCCAGATATGGGGCGAGTCCGAGTCCGGCGGCTATCGGTTCGTCGAGGAGCGCCCGGCCCCGCAGGCGGGGTGTGGTCCCCAGCGTTGGGCCGACCTGGCTGCCGCTCTCAAGGATTGCCGGGCCGTGCTCTGCGCCGCCGTGGGCGAGACCCCGCGTCTGGTCCTTGAGGAGCACGGCATCCGCGCTCACACCGTGGACGGCTTCATCGAGGACGCCCTGCGCTTCGTCTTCGAGGGCGGCGACATCAACGCACTCAAGGTCCGCCGTTCGGGCATCGGCTCGGGCTGTGCCGGCGGCGGCGCGGGGTGCGGTTAA
- a CDS encoding nitrogenase component 1 — MSKVKTARPNFVSTTNACKLCTPLGASLAFRGVEGAIPFLHGSQGCATYMRRYIISHFREPVDIASSALGEKNAIYGGGPNLKKGILNVMKKYEPKLIGVATTCLTETIGDDVPMYFGEFYKEFGDLDLPELVRVSTPSYNGTHMDGWHGAVRSMVEQLCLEKAPATGRVNILPSLVSCEDVRHLRDICDHFGIEATILPDISETLDGPALEDYVKIPEGGTPIGDIKTMSGSRATIEFGRCLPAKSGGASLEERFGIPNHRLGLPMGLRESDRFFETLEDISGKAMPRRYELERGRLVDAYVDGHKYIFGKRAVVYGEEDLVVGLCAFLSEIGVDVVLAGTGARNKGLEKAIAKVTDGVARIAPEVREAVDFHDIAAEAGELAPDLLVGHSKGYRYAKAWNVPLVRVGFPIHDRFGGQRTLTLGYKGTQALFDRVVNAVIEKKQADSPIGYGYI; from the coding sequence ATGAGTAAGGTCAAGACCGCAAGGCCCAATTTCGTCTCCACCACCAACGCCTGCAAGCTGTGTACGCCGCTCGGGGCCTCCCTGGCCTTCCGGGGCGTGGAGGGGGCCATTCCCTTCCTGCACGGCTCCCAAGGGTGCGCCACCTACATGCGCCGCTACATCATCTCCCATTTCCGCGAGCCCGTGGACATCGCGTCCTCGGCGCTGGGCGAGAAGAACGCCATCTACGGCGGCGGCCCGAATCTCAAGAAGGGCATCCTCAACGTCATGAAGAAGTACGAGCCCAAGCTCATCGGTGTGGCGACCACCTGCCTGACCGAGACCATCGGCGACGACGTACCCATGTACTTCGGGGAGTTCTACAAGGAATTCGGCGATCTCGATCTTCCCGAACTGGTTCGGGTTTCGACCCCCAGCTATAACGGTACGCATATGGATGGCTGGCACGGCGCGGTCCGTTCCATGGTCGAGCAGCTCTGCCTGGAAAAGGCGCCCGCCACCGGCCGGGTGAACATCCTGCCCAGCCTGGTTTCCTGCGAAGACGTCCGCCATCTGCGCGACATCTGCGACCATTTCGGCATCGAGGCGACCATCCTCCCGGATATCTCCGAGACCCTGGATGGCCCGGCCCTCGAAGACTACGTCAAGATTCCCGAGGGCGGCACGCCCATCGGGGACATCAAGACCATGAGCGGCTCGCGGGCGACCATCGAATTCGGCCGCTGTCTGCCCGCCAAGAGCGGCGGCGCGAGCCTGGAGGAGCGGTTCGGCATACCCAATCACCGCCTCGGCCTGCCCATGGGGCTGCGCGAGTCCGATCGTTTCTTCGAGACCCTGGAAGACATCTCCGGCAAGGCCATGCCGCGTCGTTACGAACTGGAGCGCGGCCGGTTGGTGGACGCCTACGTGGACGGCCACAAGTACATCTTCGGCAAGCGGGCCGTGGTCTACGGCGAGGAGGACTTGGTCGTGGGGCTGTGCGCGTTCTTGTCCGAGATCGGCGTGGACGTGGTCCTGGCCGGCACCGGCGCGCGCAACAAGGGATTGGAGAAGGCCATCGCCAAGGTCACCGACGGCGTGGCCCGCATCGCCCCCGAGGTGCGCGAGGCCGTGGATTTTCACGACATCGCGGCCGAGGCCGGGGAACTCGCTCCGGATCTGTTGGTGGGACACTCCAAGGGATACCGCTACGCCAAGGCGTGGAACGTGCCCCTGGTCCGCGTGGGCTTTCCCATTCATGACCGCTTCGGCGGTCAGCGCACCCTGACTCTCGGCTACAAGGGTACCCAGGCCCTGTTTGACCGGGTTGTCAACGCGGTCATCGAGAAGAAACAGGCCGATTCTCCCATCGGCTACGGCTATATCTAA